A stretch of Triticum aestivum cultivar Chinese Spring chromosome 1D, IWGSC CS RefSeq v2.1, whole genome shotgun sequence DNA encodes these proteins:
- the LOC123182566 gene encoding formin-like protein 4 isoform X1: MLHSHSSPPLPGRLHKRSSSSLAGAARSSVVSPYSPMPLSLALLLTLTTLLLPAAVAAGGNVRRLLHEPLFPIEWTPPPSPPASAPPSPGFSSDPSTPAPPDTVVTPAPPQPSTVPAVVSSPGGPAPRVRGGGGTPKAAIVVASAAAAAFLALFAFAAAFLLTGRVPRHPVQPRVPEHPGGHAHVFESSEPNAAVAGPSTASHYRKARHERARRGICHDVDTVPSPELRPLPPLRRESAAAAGSSEEEAPYYTPGQHSAGSGSGGAEARGTWTEASASSSSARTTTPSRRSLPSLTSDFFPATPSAAAASASTTAPPPAPPPQRSRRTPPGTRFSAGTANPPPPQPQAFSNPISMRQSLNPVRAEDPSIAVRAAPAMAMMKETDDGGSMRTHGNDGARPRLKPLHREKGVRGGSSDAPDMAWDRLKSSSFQSDEDMIEVLAMNSRDTSRKGGMSTKVRPEERVLDPEKEQSIAILMRALNVTPDEVSDALLHGNGECLGAEILETLVKMAPTKEEELKLRDFTGESSKLGSVECFLKAVLDIPFAFKRIDAMLYRANFENEITYLRKCFQTIEAACDDLKGSRLFLRILEAVLRAGNRMNINTNWSEPKASKLDTLLKLADVKGADGKTTLLHSAVQEIARSEDEKSDEIAENHIQFRKHGLKVVSGLSSELGSVKKAATMDFDVLHGYVSKLETGVGKITSVILLQNQCRKGERFFAVMRGFLKEAEQGIRQVRGDERKAMERVNEITGYFHGNAAKEEAHPLRIFMVARDFVAILDRVCREVSQQDRAFVGSARSFRASATTPSPLLSMHGQHGGDGNSDEATLLGVLDAHF, translated from the exons ATGCTTCACTCCCACTCTTCACCACCTCTCCCCGGCCGTCTCCACAAACGAAGCTCCTCCTCGCTGGCCGGCGCGGCACGCAGCTCTGTCGTCTCTCCCTACTCGCCAATGCCGCTCTCCCTGGCACTGCTCCTCACTCTCACCACCCTCCTCCTCCCGGCCGCAGTGGCCGCCGGCGGCAACGTCCGGCGGCTGCTCCACGAGCCGCTCTTCCCCATCGAGTGGaccccgcccccgtcgccgcccgctTCGGCTCCGCCCTCGCCGGGCTTCAGCTCCGACCCCTCCACGCCAGCCCCGCCCGACACGGTCGTCACCCCGGCGCCGCCGCAGCCCAGCACCGTCCCCGCCGTGGTCTCGTCCCCTGGAGGCCCCGCCCCGCGCGTCCGCGGCGGCGGAGGCACCCCCAAGGCCGCCATAGTCgtcgcgtccgccgccgccgcggctttTCTCGCCCTTTTCGCCTTCGCCGCCGCGTTCCTCCTCACCGGCCGCGTTCCGCGCCACCCGGTCCAGCCACGCGTCCCCGAGCACCCCGGCGGCCATGCCCACGTCTTCGAGTCGTCGGAGCCCAACGCCGCTGTGGCCGGCCCCTCCACGGCCTCCCACTACCGCAAGGCCCGGCACGAGCGCGCGCGGCGGGGCATTTGCCACGACGTCGACACCGTCCCGAGCCCGGAGCTCCGCCCGCTCCCGCCGCTGCGGCGGGAGTCCGCCGCGGCGGCGggctcgtccgaggaggaggcgcCGTATTACACGCCGGGCCAGCACTCCGCGGGGTCCGGCTCCGGCGGCGCCGAGGCCCGCGGGACATGGACCGAGGCAAGCGCGTCCAGCTCCAGCGCACGCACCACCACGCCCTCGCGCCGCAGCCTCCCCAGTCTCACCAGCGACTTCTTCCCCGCgaccccgtccgccgccgccgcctctgcttccaccaccgcgccccctcccgctcctccgccgcaaCGGTCCCGCCGCACGCCGCCGGGCACCCGCTTCTCGGCGGGGACTGCCAACCCTCCGCCACCGCAGCCCCAAGCATTCAGCAACCCAATATCCATGCGCCAGTCACTCAACCCGGTCCGAGCAGAGGATCCCAGCATCGCCGTGCGTGCGGCGCCCGCCATGGCGATGATGAAAGAAACTGACGACGGGGGCAGCATGCGGACGCACGGCAATGATGGAGCCCGGCCGAGGCTGAAGCCGCTGCACCGGGAAAAGGGAGTCCGCGGCGGGAGCTCCGATGCCCCCGACATGGCCTGGGACCGGCTCAAGTCCAGCTCCTTCCA GTCGGATGAGGACATGATCGAGGTGCTGGCCATGAACAGTAGGGACACATCGAGGAAAGGTGGCATGTCGACGAAGGTTAGGCCGGAGGAGAGGGTCCTCGACCCGGAGAAGGAACAGAGCATTGCCATCCTGATGCGTGCGCTGAATGTCACGCCTGATGAGGTCTCGGATGCACTCTTACATG GTAATGGTGAATGTTTGGGGGCAGAAATTTTGGAGACTTTAGTAAAGATGGCTCCTACCAAAGAGGAAGAACTTAAACTGAGGGATTTTACTGGGGAATCATCTAAACTTGGTTCGGTGGAGTGCTTCCTTAAAGCAGTTCTTGATATACCTTTCGCCTTCAAACGAATTGACGCAATGCTATACCGAGCAAATTTTGAGAATGAAATAACGTACCTCAGAAAATGTTTTCAAACAATTGAG GCAGCTTGTGATGATTTGAAAGGCAGCAGATTGTTCCTCAGAATACTTGAGGCAGTGCTGAGAGCCGGGAACCGAATGAATATCAACACAAATTGGAGCGAGCCCAAAGCTTCCAAACTCGACACGCTCCTTAAACTAGCAGACGTCAAAGGCGCCGATGGCAAAACCACCCTGCTACACTCTGCCGTGCAAGAAATCGCCCGGTCCGAAGACGAAAAATCCGATGAAATCGCAGAAAACCACATACAGTTCCGTAAGCATGGCCTGAAGGTCGTGTCCGGGCTGAGCAGCGAGCTGGGAAGCGTAAAAAAAGCAGCAACAATGGATTTCGACGTGCTGCATGGCTATGTCTCCAAGCTTGAGACCGGCGTTGGGAAGATAACATCGGTGATTCTGCTCCAGAATCAATGCAGGAAGGGGGAGAGGTTTTTCGCCGTGATGCGCGGTTTTCTCAAGGAAGCTGAGCAGGGGATCAGACAGGTCAGGGGTGATGAGAGGAAGGCCATGGAGAGAGTGAACGAGATCACCGGTTACTTCCACGGCAACGCGGCGAAAGAGGAGGCGCATCCTCTGAGGATATTCATGGTGGCGAGGGACTTCGTCGCCATTCTGGACCGTGTCTGCAGGGAGGTCAGCCAGCAGGACCGGGCGTTCGTCGGGTCCGCGAGGTCTTTCCGTGCATCGGCAACCACCCCATCGCCATTGCTGAGTATGCATGGCCAGCACGGAGGAGATGGCAACTCCGACGAAGCTACCCTCCTCGGTGTACTGGATGCTCATTTTTGA
- the LOC123182566 gene encoding formin-like protein 4 isoform X2 yields the protein MLHSHSSPPLPGRLHKRSSSSLAGAARSSVVSPYSPMPLSLALLLTLTTLLLPAAVAAGGNVRRLLHEPLFPIEWTPPPSPPASAPPSPGFSSDPSTPAPPDTVVTPAPPQPSTVPAVVSSPGGPAPRVRGGGGTPKAAIVVASAAAAAFLALFAFAAAFLLTGRVPRHPVQPRVPEHPGGHAHVFESSEPNAAVAGPSTASHYRKARHERARRGICHDVDTVPSPELRPLPPLRRESAAAAGSSEEEAPYYTPGQHSAGSGSGGAEARGTWTEASASSSSARTTTPSRRSLPSLTSDFFPATPSAAAASASTTAPPPAPPPQRSRRTPPGTRFSAGTANPPPPQPQAFSNPISMRQSLNPVRAEDPSIAVRAAPAMAMMKETDDGGSMRTHGNDGARPRLKPLHREKGVRGGSSDAPDMAWDRLKSSSFQSDEDMIEVLAMNSRDTSRKGGMSTKVRPEERVLDPEKEQSIAILMRALNVTPDEVSDALLHACDDLKGSRLFLRILEAVLRAGNRMNINTNWSEPKASKLDTLLKLADVKGADGKTTLLHSAVQEIARSEDEKSDEIAENHIQFRKHGLKVVSGLSSELGSVKKAATMDFDVLHGYVSKLETGVGKITSVILLQNQCRKGERFFAVMRGFLKEAEQGIRQVRGDERKAMERVNEITGYFHGNAAKEEAHPLRIFMVARDFVAILDRVCREVSQQDRAFVGSARSFRASATTPSPLLSMHGQHGGDGNSDEATLLGVLDAHF from the exons ATGCTTCACTCCCACTCTTCACCACCTCTCCCCGGCCGTCTCCACAAACGAAGCTCCTCCTCGCTGGCCGGCGCGGCACGCAGCTCTGTCGTCTCTCCCTACTCGCCAATGCCGCTCTCCCTGGCACTGCTCCTCACTCTCACCACCCTCCTCCTCCCGGCCGCAGTGGCCGCCGGCGGCAACGTCCGGCGGCTGCTCCACGAGCCGCTCTTCCCCATCGAGTGGaccccgcccccgtcgccgcccgctTCGGCTCCGCCCTCGCCGGGCTTCAGCTCCGACCCCTCCACGCCAGCCCCGCCCGACACGGTCGTCACCCCGGCGCCGCCGCAGCCCAGCACCGTCCCCGCCGTGGTCTCGTCCCCTGGAGGCCCCGCCCCGCGCGTCCGCGGCGGCGGAGGCACCCCCAAGGCCGCCATAGTCgtcgcgtccgccgccgccgcggctttTCTCGCCCTTTTCGCCTTCGCCGCCGCGTTCCTCCTCACCGGCCGCGTTCCGCGCCACCCGGTCCAGCCACGCGTCCCCGAGCACCCCGGCGGCCATGCCCACGTCTTCGAGTCGTCGGAGCCCAACGCCGCTGTGGCCGGCCCCTCCACGGCCTCCCACTACCGCAAGGCCCGGCACGAGCGCGCGCGGCGGGGCATTTGCCACGACGTCGACACCGTCCCGAGCCCGGAGCTCCGCCCGCTCCCGCCGCTGCGGCGGGAGTCCGCCGCGGCGGCGggctcgtccgaggaggaggcgcCGTATTACACGCCGGGCCAGCACTCCGCGGGGTCCGGCTCCGGCGGCGCCGAGGCCCGCGGGACATGGACCGAGGCAAGCGCGTCCAGCTCCAGCGCACGCACCACCACGCCCTCGCGCCGCAGCCTCCCCAGTCTCACCAGCGACTTCTTCCCCGCgaccccgtccgccgccgccgcctctgcttccaccaccgcgccccctcccgctcctccgccgcaaCGGTCCCGCCGCACGCCGCCGGGCACCCGCTTCTCGGCGGGGACTGCCAACCCTCCGCCACCGCAGCCCCAAGCATTCAGCAACCCAATATCCATGCGCCAGTCACTCAACCCGGTCCGAGCAGAGGATCCCAGCATCGCCGTGCGTGCGGCGCCCGCCATGGCGATGATGAAAGAAACTGACGACGGGGGCAGCATGCGGACGCACGGCAATGATGGAGCCCGGCCGAGGCTGAAGCCGCTGCACCGGGAAAAGGGAGTCCGCGGCGGGAGCTCCGATGCCCCCGACATGGCCTGGGACCGGCTCAAGTCCAGCTCCTTCCA GTCGGATGAGGACATGATCGAGGTGCTGGCCATGAACAGTAGGGACACATCGAGGAAAGGTGGCATGTCGACGAAGGTTAGGCCGGAGGAGAGGGTCCTCGACCCGGAGAAGGAACAGAGCATTGCCATCCTGATGCGTGCGCTGAATGTCACGCCTGATGAGGTCTCGGATGCACTCTTACATG CTTGTGATGATTTGAAAGGCAGCAGATTGTTCCTCAGAATACTTGAGGCAGTGCTGAGAGCCGGGAACCGAATGAATATCAACACAAATTGGAGCGAGCCCAAAGCTTCCAAACTCGACACGCTCCTTAAACTAGCAGACGTCAAAGGCGCCGATGGCAAAACCACCCTGCTACACTCTGCCGTGCAAGAAATCGCCCGGTCCGAAGACGAAAAATCCGATGAAATCGCAGAAAACCACATACAGTTCCGTAAGCATGGCCTGAAGGTCGTGTCCGGGCTGAGCAGCGAGCTGGGAAGCGTAAAAAAAGCAGCAACAATGGATTTCGACGTGCTGCATGGCTATGTCTCCAAGCTTGAGACCGGCGTTGGGAAGATAACATCGGTGATTCTGCTCCAGAATCAATGCAGGAAGGGGGAGAGGTTTTTCGCCGTGATGCGCGGTTTTCTCAAGGAAGCTGAGCAGGGGATCAGACAGGTCAGGGGTGATGAGAGGAAGGCCATGGAGAGAGTGAACGAGATCACCGGTTACTTCCACGGCAACGCGGCGAAAGAGGAGGCGCATCCTCTGAGGATATTCATGGTGGCGAGGGACTTCGTCGCCATTCTGGACCGTGTCTGCAGGGAGGTCAGCCAGCAGGACCGGGCGTTCGTCGGGTCCGCGAGGTCTTTCCGTGCATCGGCAACCACCCCATCGCCATTGCTGAGTATGCATGGCCAGCACGGAGGAGATGGCAACTCCGACGAAGCTACCCTCCTCGGTGTACTGGATGCTCATTTTTGA